In one Leptospira mtsangambouensis genomic region, the following are encoded:
- a CDS encoding DNA-3-methyladenine glycosylase I: MDQNGNNLPLKLERCSWCLKFDQYIQYHDKEWGVPVHDDNTHFEFLILEGAQAGLSWSTILKKREGYRKNFANFDPKKVAKFTDEKLETILLDPSIVRNRLKVFAAVNNAKRFLEVQKEFGSFDEYIWSFVNHKPIINRRKSLKEVPATTKESDALSKDLIKRGFKFVGSTVIYAHMQACGLVNDHIESCFRYKELTSISSEPRKK; this comes from the coding sequence ATGGATCAGAATGGAAACAATCTCCCACTAAAATTGGAACGATGTTCCTGGTGTCTCAAATTTGACCAATATATCCAATACCATGATAAGGAATGGGGAGTTCCCGTTCACGATGACAATACTCATTTTGAATTTTTAATTTTAGAAGGTGCACAAGCAGGCCTTAGTTGGTCGACGATCTTAAAGAAACGAGAGGGTTACAGAAAAAATTTTGCAAACTTTGATCCAAAAAAGGTCGCAAAATTTACTGATGAAAAACTGGAAACCATCCTTCTCGATCCATCCATTGTAAGAAACCGGTTGAAGGTATTTGCAGCGGTCAACAATGCAAAACGATTTTTAGAAGTTCAAAAAGAGTTTGGATCTTTTGATGAGTACATCTGGAGTTTTGTAAACCACAAACCAATCATCAATCGACGAAAAAGTTTAAAAGAAGTCCCTGCAACCACAAAAGAATCCGATGCATTGAGTAAAGATCTAATCAAACGTGGATTCAAGTTTGTAGGAAGTACGGTCATCTATGCACATATGCAAGCCTGTGGGTTAGTCAATGACCATATAGAAAGTTGTTTTCGTTATAAAGAATTAACTTCTATCTCTTCAGAACCCCGTAAAAAATAA
- a CDS encoding M14 family zinc carboxypeptidase gives MLRGMKRLNRYENRILKIVKLGGKLVRFKQFGFSTKTEVGFRFPIYVLEIGKESAIKRNVAGLVAGVHGLETIGIRVLLDFLDDLFARKSSELYREIKDGELGIVCIPILNPGGVAMKRRSNPKGVDLMRNSGVEAEKAPFFFGGHKISNVFPYYRGNILQAESRVLDRFYSEYFLPAKNTMIPVIDIHSGFGAVDHVWWPYAGTHDQCVDESLFQKIANHLTTKLNHILYRFGPQSETYTTHGDLWDRLYNEFQKSKELSPTKDSRFLPLTLEIGTWSDIQLDPWKVFRKRGIFNPARESKKESIISHRKFLTDVLRLAKMNPEELL, from the coding sequence ATGCTTAGAGGAATGAAACGTCTAAATCGATATGAAAACAGGATATTAAAGATTGTTAAGTTAGGTGGTAAACTAGTCCGATTCAAACAGTTTGGTTTTTCAACAAAAACGGAAGTTGGGTTTCGTTTTCCAATTTATGTTTTGGAGATTGGAAAAGAAAGTGCCATCAAACGGAACGTAGCCGGTCTTGTCGCAGGTGTACATGGACTCGAAACAATCGGTATCCGCGTTCTGTTGGATTTTTTGGATGATCTCTTTGCTCGCAAATCTTCTGAATTGTATCGTGAAATTAAAGATGGTGAATTAGGGATTGTTTGTATTCCTATCTTAAATCCTGGCGGGGTTGCAATGAAACGTAGATCAAATCCAAAAGGTGTCGATTTGATGCGGAATTCCGGAGTGGAAGCTGAGAAAGCTCCTTTCTTTTTTGGCGGGCATAAAATTTCAAATGTCTTTCCTTATTATCGAGGAAATATTCTGCAAGCTGAGTCGAGAGTTTTGGATCGTTTTTATAGTGAATACTTTTTGCCTGCAAAAAATACAATGATTCCAGTGATAGACATCCACTCAGGATTTGGTGCAGTGGATCATGTTTGGTGGCCTTATGCAGGTACACATGATCAATGTGTGGATGAATCGTTGTTTCAAAAAATAGCAAATCATCTTACGACTAAGTTAAATCATATATTATATCGATTTGGACCTCAGAGTGAGACTTACACAACACATGGAGATCTTTGGGATCGTTTGTATAACGAATTTCAAAAATCAAAAGAACTTTCCCCTACAAAAGATTCAAGGTTTCTTCCATTAACACTTGAGATTGGAACTTGGTCAGACATCCAATTAGATCCTTGGAAAGTCTTTAGAAAACGTGGGATTTTTAATCCAGCAAGAGAGTCCAAAAAAGAATCTATCATAAGTCACAGGAAATTTCTAACGGATGTATTGCGGTTGGCTAAAATGAATCCAGAAGAATTGTTGTAA
- a CDS encoding YdeI/OmpD-associated family protein, giving the protein MSDHHFLPFTAKIEIIGINPFVFLPKSILLTLMEQAQTDRGKIRVILKIEGIEFTQTLVKYQGEWRLYLNTPMRKAAKKEVGDKARFEIKFNPESAEHPVAQELQEALTKNKEAKKIFHSLSPSLQHEIMRYIFKVKSEKSKKDNVDRVILYLLGKGKFLGREMTKKL; this is encoded by the coding sequence ATGTCCGATCACCATTTTTTACCATTTACTGCCAAAATAGAAATCATAGGGATCAATCCGTTTGTTTTTCTACCAAAATCCATTTTACTGACCCTAATGGAACAAGCACAAACAGATAGAGGTAAAATTAGAGTGATTCTCAAAATAGAAGGAATCGAATTTACACAAACACTCGTTAAATACCAAGGAGAATGGCGACTTTATCTCAATACTCCCATGAGAAAAGCAGCCAAAAAAGAAGTAGGAGATAAGGCACGGTTTGAAATAAAATTCAATCCAGAATCAGCAGAACACCCAGTTGCACAAGAACTACAAGAGGCCCTCACCAAAAACAAAGAAGCGAAAAAAATATTTCATAGTCTAAGCCCCTCTCTTCAACATGAAATCATGCGTTATATTTTTAAAGTAAAATCGGAAAAAAGTAAAAAGGATAACGTAGATCGAGTCATCCTTTATCTGTTAGGAAAAGGAAAGTTTTTAGGAAGAGAAATGACTAAAAAACTTTGA
- a CDS encoding alpha/beta hydrolase yields the protein MNQPTPKSKQKKYREEWINSNGTKIHTGIWPGKKQTIVCLHGLSGNLYSMKSLAERLNRLGHRVISYDLRGRGKSDKPESNYGFRNHLDDLKSILTHYKVKNPILFGHSFGCMIALRYAILYPNEIKAMILMDGGGLLSLRKRIQILKVLQQSFERLDVVYSSIEEYLNLVKNSPLISQWSKEIEEYFRLELEKIPGGYICHMPKYVMEEELKEMGGSMNLFYVFKYLIKSPKHVISKMLENKKLEFEKIPTPTLILRATEMNLFPNDDLLPKDSFESMLKRIPSSTGKEIKTNHYGILFGKLKERDKAIENFLKTL from the coding sequence ATGAATCAACCAACTCCCAAATCCAAACAAAAGAAATACAGAGAAGAATGGATTAATTCAAATGGAACCAAAATCCACACAGGGATTTGGCCAGGCAAAAAACAAACAATCGTTTGTCTCCATGGTTTATCAGGCAACCTATATTCTATGAAATCTCTTGCCGAGCGACTCAACCGCTTAGGCCATCGGGTAATCTCTTATGATCTGAGAGGACGAGGAAAATCGGACAAACCTGAGTCCAATTATGGATTCCGTAACCATCTCGATGATCTAAAGTCAATCTTAACACATTACAAAGTTAAAAATCCAATATTATTTGGACATTCCTTTGGATGTATGATCGCTCTTCGTTATGCCATTCTTTATCCGAATGAAATAAAAGCTATGATACTCATGGATGGTGGCGGACTCCTTTCTCTTAGAAAAAGAATTCAAATATTAAAAGTGTTACAACAATCTTTTGAAAGATTGGACGTTGTGTACTCATCGATAGAAGAATATTTAAACCTAGTAAAAAACTCACCTCTCATATCGCAATGGTCAAAAGAAATTGAAGAATACTTTCGACTTGAACTGGAAAAAATTCCCGGGGGATATATCTGTCATATGCCTAAATATGTAATGGAGGAGGAACTAAAGGAAATGGGTGGATCTATGAATTTGTTTTATGTTTTTAAGTATCTGATCAAGAGTCCGAAACATGTGATTTCCAAAATGTTGGAAAACAAAAAATTGGAATTTGAAAAAATTCCTACACCGACTCTCATCCTTCGAGCAACTGAAATGAATTTATTTCCAAACGATGATTTATTGCCCAAAGATTCATTTGAGTCCATGTTAAAAAGGATCCCCTCTTCCACAGGAAAAGAAATAAAAACAAATCATTATGGAATTCTTTTCGGAAAATTGAAGGAACGAGATAAGGCAATTGAAAACTTTTTAAAAACATTGTAA